The Stratiformator vulcanicus genome has a segment encoding these proteins:
- a CDS encoding Uma2 family endonuclease, which produces MPATQLEQAVQADAEVDPRPMPEPGRCLRLSGVSYDEYDAISEAIGERNIRITYIDGELEIMSPSYKHDWAKMYFHNAVLVLARQLKIKIRACGSTTHKRKSSDKGFEPDQAYHIMSIPSLGRLGTYEPTKDVPPDLGIEVDVFSKSLERLPLYADFGIGEVWRYDNRNLDILQLRDGGYVRIEQSVCFPGVTSELILESLEVMDVDDDLEWMDRYTEIVRERLNLGDDENSS; this is translated from the coding sequence ATGCCCGCCACGCAACTTGAACAGGCCGTGCAGGCCGATGCTGAAGTTGATCCCCGGCCGATGCCGGAGCCGGGGCGTTGCCTCCGTCTCTCCGGAGTCAGCTATGACGAATACGACGCCATCTCAGAAGCAATCGGCGAGCGGAATATTCGGATCACCTACATCGATGGTGAATTGGAAATTATGTCCCCGAGCTACAAGCATGACTGGGCAAAGATGTATTTCCACAACGCCGTGCTGGTACTGGCGCGGCAGTTGAAAATAAAAATCAGGGCGTGTGGCTCGACGACTCACAAACGCAAGTCGTCCGACAAGGGTTTCGAACCCGATCAGGCTTATCACATCATGTCGATTCCCAGTCTGGGTCGGCTTGGTACTTACGAGCCCACGAAAGACGTCCCTCCTGATCTCGGGATTGAAGTCGACGTCTTCAGCAAGAGCCTCGAGCGGCTTCCTCTTTACGCAGATTTCGGAATTGGCGAGGTCTGGCGTTACGACAATCGCAACTTGGACATTCTACAGCTTCGCGACGGAGGATATGTCCGTATCGAGCAAAGCGTTTGCTTCCCCGGCGTCACGTCAGAACTGATTCTTGAATCGCTCGAAGTCATGGATGTTGACGACGACCTCGAATGGATGGATCGATATACCGAAATCGTGCGAGAGCGTTTGAACTTGGGCGACGACGAAAATTCGTCTTGA
- a CDS encoding 3'-5' exoribonuclease YhaM family protein produces the protein MPLFPDTPRTRLADLEDGEEAEFFALLVQKDKSTTRDGKPYYRVQFRDPGRTVTAMVWNDSPQFADCHGSWQPGHFFRMTAKFGQTKYGPQIDLREIRAVTDDDRTDGFDPADFSESTKFDRPGLFAELNSLAQEHIDDPQVLRLVTEILDDNEAMLLTHPAAARNHHAFVGGFLEHVVSVTRTAAYLADKYVDLYPEMSPPLSKGLVVAGAILHDIGKLIELRATPAGAEYTAEGRLVGHILLGRDIVRDKANQIEDFDAETLLRLEHIVISHQNLPEWGSPISPHTPEALLVHYADDIDAKFQMMASALSPTDAQDEFTGRDNGLRRMIFRGLHRESESPE, from the coding sequence ATGCCCCTGTTCCCCGACACTCCCCGCACCCGCCTTGCCGACCTTGAAGACGGTGAGGAGGCCGAGTTCTTTGCCCTCTTGGTGCAGAAAGACAAGAGCACGACTCGCGACGGCAAGCCGTACTACCGCGTCCAGTTCCGCGATCCCGGGCGGACCGTGACGGCGATGGTGTGGAATGACTCGCCGCAGTTCGCCGATTGCCATGGCTCGTGGCAGCCGGGGCACTTCTTTCGGATGACCGCCAAGTTCGGCCAAACAAAGTACGGCCCGCAGATCGACCTCCGCGAGATTCGCGCGGTGACCGACGACGACCGTACCGACGGCTTCGACCCCGCCGACTTCAGCGAATCGACAAAGTTCGACCGCCCCGGCCTCTTCGCCGAGTTGAATTCGCTCGCCCAAGAGCATATCGACGACCCGCAGGTGCTCCGCCTCGTCACCGAGATTCTTGATGACAACGAAGCAATGCTGCTGACCCATCCCGCGGCCGCCCGCAATCACCACGCTTTCGTCGGCGGCTTTCTCGAGCACGTCGTCTCCGTCACCCGCACCGCGGCCTATCTCGCCGACAAGTACGTTGACCTTTACCCGGAGATGTCGCCGCCGCTGTCGAAAGGCCTTGTCGTCGCCGGGGCGATCTTACACGACATCGGCAAGCTGATCGAACTCCGCGCGACCCCCGCCGGGGCCGAGTACACCGCCGAAGGCCGGCTCGTCGGGCACATTCTCCTCGGCCGAGACATCGTCCGCGACAAGGCGAACCAGATCGAAGACTTCGATGCCGAGACGCTCCTCCGGCTCGAGCACATCGTGATCAGCCACCAGAACCTCCCCGAATGGGGCAGCCCCATCAGCCCGCACACCCCCGAGGCCCTGCTCGTCCACTACGCCGACGACATCGACGCCAAGTTCCAGATGATGGCCTCCGCGTTGTCGCCGACCGATGCGCAGGACGAATTTACCGGGCGGGACAACGGGCTGCGTCGTATGATCTTTCGTGGACTCCACCGCGAATCCGAATCACCGGAGTGA
- a CDS encoding HesB/IscA family protein, protein MSETTTAPENTETVATPVQSGPSIINVTEGAVGEIKRVMEEQGMSDDSVLRVGVAGGGCSGFSYSLGFDEKTDAGKDHVSLQHGLKVAVDKKSALYLDGTTIDFYNGLDKRGFTFDNPNAKNSCGCGSSFSS, encoded by the coding sequence ATGTCCGAAACGACCACCGCTCCTGAAAACACCGAAACCGTCGCAACACCCGTTCAGTCCGGGCCTTCGATCATCAACGTGACCGAGGGAGCGGTCGGCGAGATCAAGCGGGTCATGGAAGAACAGGGCATGTCGGACGACTCGGTCCTCCGCGTCGGCGTCGCCGGTGGTGGATGCAGCGGCTTCTCCTACAGCCTCGGCTTCGACGAAAAGACCGATGCCGGCAAGGATCACGTCTCCCTGCAGCATGGCCTCAAGGTCGCTGTCGACAAGAAGAGCGCTCTCTACCTCGACGGCACCACGATCGACTTCTACAACGGCCTCGACAAGCGCGGCTTCACGTTCGACAACCCAAATGCGAAGAACAGCTGCGGCTGCGGCAGCAGCTTCTCGTCCTGA